The Aeromonas veronii genome includes the window CAAGGCGACCTCCGGCTCCATGGTGATGCTGGACGTTAAGACCGGCGAAGTACTCGCCATGGTCAACACCCCCTCCTACAACCCGAACAATCGTGGCCAGTACCAGAGCTTCCGGGTGCGCAACCGGGTGGTGACCGATACCTATGAGCCGGGCTCCACCATCAAGCCCCTGATCCTGCTGAGTGCGCTCCAGGCGGGCGTGACCAGCTGGAAAGACACCATTCAGGGCGGCCCCCTGTTCATCGGGGCCAAGCAGATCCGCGATGTGAGTATTCACAAGGCGACCAACCTGTACGACATCCTGCGCTACTCCTCCAACATCGGCATGTCGCGCATCGCCCTGCGCATGCCGGCCCAGGAGATGATCAACACTCTCAGCATGGTGGGCTTTGGCATGGATACCGGCAGCGGTCTGATGGGGGAAAGCAGTGGCATGCTGCCCCAGCGTCGTCGCTGGTCCGATATCGAGCGGGCGACCCTCTCCTTTGGCTATGGCCTGCGGGTCACCCCGCTGCAGCTGGCTTCCGCCTACGCGACCCTGGCCAACAAGGGCAAGCGGGTGCCGCTCTCCATCATCAAGGTGACCACGCCTCCCAAGGGGGAGCAGGTCATCGATCACAACAACGCCACCGCCATGTTGCAGGCGCTGGAGTACGTGGTCGACAACGCCATTCCCAAGGCCAAGATCCCCGGCTACCGGGTCGGCGGCAAGAGTGGTACCGCCAAGGTCGCCGTCGCCGGTGGCTATGGCAAGGACTACATGGCCTGGTTCGCCGGTTTCGCCCCCGCCAGCAACCCCCGCTTCGTCATGGTCGTAGTGATCAACGAGCCCAAGGGCACTGCCTACTACGGCGGCGCCGTGGCTACCCCGCCCTTCGCCGAGGCCATGGGCGGCGTGCTGCAACTCTTCAACATTCGTCCCGACGGGATTTCTCCTGCCGTTCCCGCCAAGCTTGCCCGTATGGAGGCTCCCAATGCTGCCCCGCGCACTTGATCAACTGCTGCGCCCCTTCGGCATTCACGCCCCGGCGCTCCCCCTCACCGACATCCAGCTGGACAGTCGGCGCGTCGGGCCCGGTTCGCTGTTCGTGGCCGTGCGCGGTCACCAGATGGATGGCAGAGGCTTTATCGAACAGGCGGTGGCTCGGGGAGCCGCCGCCGTGCTGTTTGAGGAGGACGGTGAATTCGTCCCGCCCGTGCTCTCCGTTCCCTGCTACGGGATCCCCGATTTGCCCGCCAGGCTCTCCGAGCTGGCCGGTCATTTCTATCAGCAGCCCAGCGACAGATTGCAACTGGTTGGCATCACCGGCACCAACGGCAAGAGCACCACGGCCCTGCTGGTCGCGAATTGGCGCA containing:
- a CDS encoding penicillin-binding transpeptidase domain-containing protein: MKRKAATRAPAKEKAKAKAPSLYPWRFRTLVFFIGIAFAGLILRLAWIQVIDPDRLRQEGDMRSLRTTSTQAVRGMITDRNGEQLAVSVPVEAVWADPKTVHETGAIHNERAWLALSAVLKLDINTLKHRISNPSKRFVYLQRQVTPAVAEYIKGLKLGGIYLRPESRRFYPTGEISSHLVGVTNIDGSGIEGIERSYNEWLTATPGEMRVRKDRQGRVIERLGLVKEGKNSNDLQLSIDQRVQALAYRALKRATDENKATSGSMVMLDVKTGEVLAMVNTPSYNPNNRGQYQSFRVRNRVVTDTYEPGSTIKPLILLSALQAGVTSWKDTIQGGPLFIGAKQIRDVSIHKATNLYDILRYSSNIGMSRIALRMPAQEMINTLSMVGFGMDTGSGLMGESSGMLPQRRRWSDIERATLSFGYGLRVTPLQLASAYATLANKGKRVPLSIIKVTTPPKGEQVIDHNNATAMLQALEYVVDNAIPKAKIPGYRVGGKSGTAKVAVAGGYGKDYMAWFAGFAPASNPRFVMVVVINEPKGTAYYGGAVATPPFAEAMGGVLQLFNIRPDGISPAVPAKLARMEAPNAAPRT